In one window of Prionailurus bengalensis isolate Pbe53 chromosome B3, Fcat_Pben_1.1_paternal_pri, whole genome shotgun sequence DNA:
- the DDX24 gene encoding ATP-dependent RNA helicase DDX24 produces the protein MKLKETKSRPKPPSYGKFQTKGIKVVGKWKQVKIDPNMFADGQMDDLVCFEELTDYQLVSPAKNSSSLFSKEGPKKRKAQAVSGDEEGESSSSKKKMKFKKNKDTETRGTSAEKESEVRDAAPEPQGHGTVCPDPEVEEMVSESSARTVPKKKKKKGKKKLESSQSIIPKVPKKAKTWVPEMHDQKADVTAWKDLFVPKPVLRALSFLGFSAPTPIQALTLAPAIRDKLDILGAAETGSGKTLAFAIPMIHAVLQWQVKKKPTATLGNPGALPSEAGTEAGTESGVLPDEIGIEGEALPSEAGVKARAPPSKTETGAAVSDRALPLCDDDAGEGPSSLIREKAIPKQDEGKEEKLDEEQTGGLKQELGGKTATCKAHPKRPLLGLVLTPTRELAVQVKQHIDAVAKFTGIKTAILVGGMSTQKQQRMLNRQPEIVIATPGRLWELIKEKHPHLSNLKQLRCLVVDEADRMVEKGHFAELSQLLEMLSDSQYNPKRQTLIFSATLTLVHQAPARILHKKHTKKIDKTAKLDLLVQKIGMRGKPKVIDLTRNEATVETLTETKIHCEADEKDFYLYYFLMQYPGRTLVFANSISCIKRLSGLLKVLDIMPLTLHACMHQKQRLRNLEQFARLEDCVLLATDVAARGLDIPKVQHVIHYQVPRTSEIYVHRSGRTARATNEGLSLMLIGPEDVINFKKIYKTLKKDEDIPLFPVQTKYMDAVKERIHLARQIEKAEYRNFQACLHNSWIEQAAAALEIELEEEMYKGRKTDQQEERRRQKQMKVLKKELRHLLSQPLFKDDLKTKYPTQSGRLPTLTSAPRDGESALGCLAKQKKKKKKKPKEQQQEQPQPSTSAN, from the exons ATGAAGTTGAAGGAGACAAAATCAAGGCCAAAGCCGCCAAGCTATGGCAAATTTCAGACGAAGGGAATCAAAGTTGTGGGGAAATGGAAGCAGGTGAAGATTGACCCAAATATGTTTGCAGACGGACAGATGGATGACTTGGTGTGCTTTGAGGAACTGACAGATTACCAGTTGGTCTCCCCTGCCAAGAACTCCTCCAGTCTTTTCTCAAAGGAGGGGCCCAAGAAGAGAAAGGCACAAGCTGTTTCAGGAGATGAGGAAGGAGAGTCTAGCTCctcaaagaaaaagatgaagttcAAGAAGAATAAAGACACGGAGACTAGAGGGACCAGTGCCGAGAAAGAGTCTGAGGTCAGAGATGCTGCGCCAGAGCCCCAGGGACATGGCACAGTTTGTCCTGATCCAGAGGTAGAGGAGATGGTATCAGAAAGCTCAGCCCGGACTgttccaaaaaagaagaaaaagaaagggaaaaaaaagctggagtCTTCCCAGAGTATTATTCCAAAGGTGCCCAAAAAGGCAAAGACATGGGTGCCTGAGATGCATGACCAGAAGGCAGATGTAACAGCCTGGAAAGATCTTTTTGTACCCAAGCCGGTTCTCCGAGCCCTCAGCTTCCTAGGCTTCTCTGCACCTACGCCAATCCAAGCTCTGACCTTGGCACCTGCCATCCGTGACAAACTGGACATCCTTGGGGCTGCTGAGACAG GAAGTGGAAAAACCCTTGCCTTTGCCATTCCGATGATCCATGCGGTACTGCAGTGGCAGGTGAAAAAGAAGCCCACTGCAACTCTAGGGAACCCAGGAGCATTACCTAGCGAGGCCGGGACCGAGGCCGGAACTGAGTCTGGAGTTTTGCCTGATGAGATTGGAATTGAGGGAGAAGCCCTGCCCAGTGAAGCTGGAGTGAAGGCTAGAGCGCCACCCAGCAAGACCGAGACTGGAGCTGCCGTGTCGGACCGGGCGCTGCCCCTCTGTGATGATGATGCTGGTGAAGGACCTTCTTCCCTGATCAGGGAGAAGGCCATCCCCAAGCAGGAtgaaggcaaagaggaaaagCTGGATGAAGAGCAGACTGGAGGGTTAAAGCAAGAGCTGGGTGGCAAAACCGCCACCTGTAAAGCACATCCGAAGCGCCCTTTACTTGGACTGGTTCTGACTCCTACCAGGGAGCTCGCTGTCCAGGTTAAGCAACATATTGATGCCGTGGCCAAGTTTACAG GAATTAAAACTGCTATCTTGGTTGGTGGAATGTCTACGCAGAAACAACAGAGGATGCTGAACCGCCAGCCCGAGATTGTGATTGCCACTCCGGGCCGGCTGTGGGAGCTAATTAAAGAAAAGCACCCTCATTTGAGCAATCTTAAGCAGCTCAG GTGCCTTGTGGTCGATGAGGCTGATCGGATGGTTGAGAAAGGCCACTTTGCTGAGCTCTCACAGCTGCTAGAGATGCTCAGTGACTCCCAATACAATCCAAAGAGACAGACCCTTATTTTTTCTGCCACGCTGACCCTGGTACATCAAGCTCCTGCTCGAATCCTTCATAAGAAGCACACgaagaaaattgacaaaactgCCAAACTTGATCTCCTCGTGCAGAAGATTGGTATGAGGGGCAAGCCCAAGGTCATTGATCTCACCAGAAATGAGGCCACAGTGGAGACACTGACAGAGACCAAGATTCACTGTGAGGCTGATGAGAAAGACTTCTATCTGTACTACTTCCTGATGCAGTATCCGGGCCGCACGTTAGTGTTTGCCAACAGCATCTCCTGCATCAAACGCCTCTCTGGGCTCCTCAAAGTCCTAGATATCATGCCACTGACCCTACATGCCTGCATGCACCAGAAGCAGAGGCTCAGAAACCTGGAGCAGTTTGCCCGTCTGGAAGA TTGTGTTCTCCTGGCAACAGATGTGGCAGCTCGGGGTCTGGATATCCCTAAAGTCCAGCATGTCATCCATTACCAG GTTCCTCGCACCTCGGAGATCTATGTGCACCGAAGTGGTCGAACTGCTCGGGCCACCAATGAAGGCCTCAGCCTTATGCTGATTGGGCCTGAGGATGTGATCAACTTTAAGAAGATttataaaaccctcaagaaagatGAGGACATCCCACTGTTTCCTGTGCAGACAAAGTACATGGATGCAGTCAAG GAACGAATACATTTAGCTCGGCAGATTGAGAAAGCTGAATATCGGAACTTCCAGGCGTGTCTGCACAACTCTTGGATCGAGCAGGCAGCAGCTGCCCTTGAGATTGAGCTGGAAGAAGAGATGTATAAGG gaagaaaaactgaCCAGCAAGAAGAGCGTAGGAGACAAAAGCAGATGAAGGTCTTGAAGAAGGAGCTGCGCCATTTACTCTCCCAGCCGTTGTTCAAAGATGACCTGAAAACCAAGTATCCAACTCAGTCTGGCAGGCTGCCCACGCTCACGTCTGCCCCAAGAGATGGTGAGTCTGCTTTGGGCTGCCTGGccaaacagaagaagaagaagaagaagaagccgaAAGAGCAGCAGCAGGAACAGCCGCAGCCAAGTACAAGTGCAAATTAA